A genomic segment from Tachypleus tridentatus isolate NWPU-2018 unplaced genomic scaffold, ASM421037v1 Hic_cluster_2, whole genome shotgun sequence encodes:
- the LOC143242824 gene encoding dynein axonemal heavy chain 7-like isoform X2, producing the protein MFWLSSIIKTQILTVLKEQFQHLQKYMNNFNKYLYILDGESESSFEVWRKQVYEYKSWINKFMYTADKIVDLGMFQLDFRELYESLASQTEILLEKLLNNISNEHQEESKRMVAERNKFAEQLLELNFLFLMPL; encoded by the exons ATGTTTTGGCTCTCAAGTATTATCAAGACACAGATATTAACtgttctcaaagaacaattccaGCATCTTCAGAAATACATGAACAACTTTAATAAGTATCTTTACATTTTAGATGGTGAG agTGAGAGCAGCTTTGAAGTATGGAGAAAACAGGTTTATGAGTATAAATCCTGGATCAACAAATTTATGTACACTGCAGACAAAATTGTTGATCTCGGAATGTTCCAGTTGGATTTTCGGGAACTTTATGAGTCTTTAGCTAGCCAAACAGAGATCCTTTTGGAAAAGTTATTGAATAACATCTCAAATGAGCACCAGGAAGAAAGTAAAAG GATGGTTGCTGAAAGGAATAAGTTTGCTGAACAGCTATTGGAATTGAACTTCCTGTTTTTAATGCCTCTTTGA
- the LOC143242824 gene encoding dynein axonemal heavy chain 7-like isoform X3 has translation MFWLSSIIKTQILTVLKEQFQHLQKYMNNFNKYLYILDGESESSFEVWRKQVYEYKSWINKFMYTADKIVDLGMFQLDFRELYESLASQTEILLEKLLNNISNEHQEESKRFATRGCSSWNIQTAYCGGFFE, from the exons ATGTTTTGGCTCTCAAGTATTATCAAGACACAGATATTAACtgttctcaaagaacaattccaGCATCTTCAGAAATACATGAACAACTTTAATAAGTATCTTTACATTTTAGATGGTGAG agTGAGAGCAGCTTTGAAGTATGGAGAAAACAGGTTTATGAGTATAAATCCTGGATCAACAAATTTATGTACACTGCAGACAAAATTGTTGATCTCGGAATGTTCCAGTTGGATTTTCGGGAACTTTATGAGTCTTTAGCTAGCCAAACAGAGATCCTTTTGGAAAAGTTATTGAATAACATCTCAAATGAGCACCAGGAAGAAAGTAAAAG GTTTGCTACAAGAGGCTGTTCCAGTTGGAATATTCAAACTGCTTATTGTGGAGGATTTTTTGAATAG
- the LOC143242824 gene encoding uncharacterized protein LOC143242824 isoform X1 has product MFWLSSIIKTQILTVLKEQFQHLQKYMNNFNKYLYILDGESESSFEVWRKQVYEYKSWINKFMYTADKIVDLGMFQLDFRELYESLASQTEILLEKLLNNISNEHQEESKSLNWLQVCYKRLFQLEYSNCLLWRIF; this is encoded by the exons ATGTTTTGGCTCTCAAGTATTATCAAGACACAGATATTAACtgttctcaaagaacaattccaGCATCTTCAGAAATACATGAACAACTTTAATAAGTATCTTTACATTTTAGATGGTGAG agTGAGAGCAGCTTTGAAGTATGGAGAAAACAGGTTTATGAGTATAAATCCTGGATCAACAAATTTATGTACACTGCAGACAAAATTGTTGATCTCGGAATGTTCCAGTTGGATTTTCGGGAACTTTATGAGTCTTTAGCTAGCCAAACAGAGATCCTTTTGGAAAAGTTATTGAATAACATCTCAAATGAGCACCAGGAAGAAAGTAAAAG CCTCAACTGGTTACAGGTTTGCTACAAGAGGCTGTTCCAGTTGGAATATTCAAACTGCTTATTGTGGAGGATTTTTTGA
- the LOC143242824 gene encoding dynein axonemal heavy chain 7-like isoform X4, whose translation MFWLSSIIKTQILTVLKEQFQHLQKYMNNFNKYLYILDGESESSFEVWRKQVYEYKSWINKFMYTADKIVDLGMFQLDFRELYESLASQTEILLEKLLNNISNEHQEESKRFSP comes from the exons ATGTTTTGGCTCTCAAGTATTATCAAGACACAGATATTAACtgttctcaaagaacaattccaGCATCTTCAGAAATACATGAACAACTTTAATAAGTATCTTTACATTTTAGATGGTGAG agTGAGAGCAGCTTTGAAGTATGGAGAAAACAGGTTTATGAGTATAAATCCTGGATCAACAAATTTATGTACACTGCAGACAAAATTGTTGATCTCGGAATGTTCCAGTTGGATTTTCGGGAACTTTATGAGTCTTTAGCTAGCCAAACAGAGATCCTTTTGGAAAAGTTATTGAATAACATCTCAAATGAGCACCAGGAAGAAAGTAAAAG GTTTTCAccctaa